In the Scomber japonicus isolate fScoJap1 chromosome 18, fScoJap1.pri, whole genome shotgun sequence genome, one interval contains:
- the LOC128378641 gene encoding membrane primary amine oxidase-like: MVSKTVCTVLKCLLVLTVVASLIGNCVLIWLKTQDTPKCPAQQVNSFQSAVHNERSDVFADLSATEFYKVRDYMKKIPGMNIKLHPQSPPSANYLYSIELSLPKKKDILHYLDTNGPKPAREATVVVFHGTENNIKEYVVGPLPNPTYHRDVTFERYKMDIPLTARPVYFGEYLLIEKFLHDVLKPVSTLLKDSFGIDHSAEPVYYDTMPKGVKSGDRQSWLAFCRKKEGFYIHPVGFEILIDHQSTNASFWRVMKVLYNGQYLNSIQELKDSYEAGNVSKVTYKPLPNYASLKPKQKPTGIGPQQFYVQGKRFSVMNNHVVYLDWSFAFGLSQLRGMRAFDIRFKGERIIYELSVQEAMSVYASFTPNLMLTKFLDGSLGIGRCAYELVRGVDCPYSATYIDTLHFMDTGVPRTLRNSICIFEHDMGQPLRRHFSEISYSSYGGLANSALVFRTITAIGNYDYVWDFIFYQSGSVEAKVRATGYIASSFMVKGSYPFGHQVAENVTGNVHTHFINFKVDVDVLGLKNVFQTKDMEFVNVSLPWMPEHYAMIPKIVEKQLRTEQEAALRHDVKTPRYLHIASNQTNSWGQQRSYRLQVYSFNGDHLPENQAEERAMSWARYKVAITKQKDLEESCGSLYNQHEIWNPAVDFSKFIEDNESIENEDLVAWVTAGFLHIPHAEDIPNTVTVGNGGGVLLRPHNYFNEDPSIHSVDGVYFGPGSEQSCDYNRMACLDHETCSPELEPFTYQGFQYG; this comes from the exons ATGGTATCTAAAACTGTTTGCACTGTCCTCAAATGCCTTCTGGTTCTTACAGTTGTTGCCTCATTGATAGGCAACTGTGTCCTGATATGGCTGAAGACCCAGGACACTCCGAAGTGCCCTGCTCAACAGGTAAATTCATTCCAATCTGCAGTGCACAATGAACGCAGTGATGTCTTTGCTGATCTCTCGGCGACTGAGTTTTATAAGGTACGTGACTACATGAAGAAGATCCCGGGGATGAACATCAAATTACACCCGCAATCACCTCCTTCAGCTAACTACCTGTATTCGATCGAGCTCTCCCTGCCgaagaaaaaagatattttgCACTATCTTGATACCAACGGGCCGAAACCAGCAAGAGAGGCgacagttgttgtttttcacgGCACTGAGAACAACATAAAGGAATATGTCGTGGGTCCTCTCCCCAACCCAACCTACCACCGTGATGTTACCTTTGAGAGGTATAAAATGGACATCCCTTTGACTGCACGTCCTGTATATTTTGGGGAGTACCTTCTTATAGAAAAGTTCCTGCATGATGTGCTTAAACCAGTTAGCACACTGCTGAAAGACAGTTTTGGTATAGATCACTCAGCAGAACCAGTTTACTATGATACCATGCCTAAGGGTGTTAAGTCAGGGGACAGACAGTCGTGGTTGGCATTTTGTCGAAAGAAGGAGGGCTTCTACATCCACCCAGTGGGCTTTGAAATCTTAATTGACCACCAAAGCACTAATGCTAGTTTTTGGCGTGTGATGAAAGTGCTTTATAACGGCCAGTACTTGAACAGCATACAAGAACTGAAGGACAGCTATGAAGCAGGAAATGTGAGTAAAGTTACCTACAAACCTCTGCCAAACTATGCATCACTCAAACCTAAGCAGAAACCCACAGGTATTGGACCTCAGCAGTTTTACGTACAAGGCAAGCGATTTAGTGTTATGAACAACCACGTCGTCTACCTCGATTGGAGCTTTGCCTTTGGACTGAGTCAACTAAGAGGCATGAGAGCTTTTGACATCCGCTTTAAAGGGGAGAGGATCATCTATGAGCTAAGTGTTCAAGAAGCCATGTCAGTCTATGCGTCTTTCACCCCAAATCTTATGCTCACCAAGTTCCTCGATGGCAGCTTGGGAATTGGTCGGTGTGCCTATGAGTTGGTCCGGGGAGTTGACTGTCCTTATTCAGCCACCTACATAGACACTTTACACTTTATGGATACTGGTGTTCCACGGACACTCAGAAACTCAATTTGCATCTTTGAGCATGATATGGGCCAACCTCTAAGGAGGCACTTCTCAGAAATATCCTACAGCAGTTATGGAGGACTAGCAAACAGTGCCTTAGTGTTTAGAACAATCACAGCTATAGGAAATTATGACTACGTGTGGGATTTCATCTTCTATCAGAGCGGCTCAGTGGAGGCCAAAGTGAGAGCCACCGGCTACATTGCCTCTTCCTTCATGGTAAAAGGCAGTTATCCATTCGGTCACCAAGTGGCAGAAAATGTCACAGGAAATGTCCACACCCATTTTATCAACTTCAAAGTGGATGTTGATGTTTTAG GATTGAAGAACGTGTTCCAGACCAAAGACATGGAGTTTGTGAATGTGTCGCTGCCCTGGATGCCGGAACACTATGCCATGATCCCTAAGATAGTGGAGAAACAACTTCGAACAGAACAG GAGGCAGCTCTGCGTCATGATGTCAAGACTCCTCGATATCTCCACATTGCCAGTAACCAGACTAACAGTTGGGGCCAGCAGCGCTCCTACAGGCTGCAGGTGTACAGCTTCAATGGGGATCACCTTCCAGAGAACCAGGCTGAAGAGAGGGCCATGTCCTGGGCCAG GTATAAAGTTGCTATTACCAAGCAGAAGGACTTGGAGGAGAGCTGCGGCAGTCTGTACAATCAGCATGAAATCTGGAATCCAGCTGTAGACTTTAGCAAGTTCATTGAGGACAATGAAAGTATTGAAAATGAG GACCTGGTTGCCTGGGTGACTGCAGGCTTCCTCCACATCCCTCATGCTGAGGACATCCCTAACACAGTGACTGTGGGCAATGGTGGTGGGGTCCTGCTGCGACCCCACAACTACTTTAATGAGGACCCATCTATCCACTCTGTCGATGGGGTGTACTTTGGCCCAGGCAGTGAGCAAAGCTGTGACTACAACAGGATGGCCTGCCTTGATCATGAGACCTGCAGCCCTGAACTGGAACCCTTCACCTACCAAGGCTTTCagtatggttag
- the LOC128379627 gene encoding primary amine oxidase, liver isozyme-like: MNSLVKWALILFVLFSIILNIVLIGIHHNKAPKCSTQRVHPLRGKHNERSDVFADLTREEYLQVQEYMLKQKDLAISTKQFTKPSENFLFLIDRSLPKKKEALEYLDGKSPKPVREATVVVFYGTEGQIKEYVVGPLPNPRQHRDVTVERYKKELHIDARTVTIGEYVLIFQFFQEKVFSQLETLLKESFNYGPKNQLNVFEQMPRGVQSGDRITWVSFFRDMSGMYIHPVGLEVLLNHKSVNSSQWTVDRLLYNGQYFDSVDELKQKYNDGTIKKIVYKESTDYGSLKPKHKPLELGPQQFYAEGKRFSISKNHVLYLDWSFAFGLSSLTGMRVFDVRFKNQRIVYELSVQEAMSVYGSVTPGMMLTKFLDSSIGIGRFGHELVRGVDCPYDATYVDTYRYIDASAPIRFKNSICVFEHNMGQPLRRHFSDFFHNSYGGMVNSALVFRTITAIGNYDYMWDFIFYQSGAVEAKVHATGYISSSYIQDGSLKYGHQVAENVLGNIHTHFINFKVDLDVMGVKNVFQTKDMEYVNVSLPWMPDRTAMIPQLVEKQLKTEQEAALRFDTKTPRYLHIASNMTNRWGHQRSYRLQVYSFTGDHLPESQAEEKSMSWARYKVAITKHKDLEQTSSSLYSQNNIWDPAVDFSKYIEDNESIEHEDLVAWVTAGFLHIPHAEDIPNTVTVGNGGGVLLRPHNYFDEDPSIHSSDGVYFNPGSEQSCENNRMACLAQETCSPVLESFTYQGFDGVMKFEE; encoded by the exons ATGAATTCCCTTGTGAAATGGGCGCTCATCCTCTTTGTCCTCTTCTCCATCATTCTCAACATCGTCCTGATTGGCATCCACCATAACAAGGCGCCCAAATGTTCTACCCAGCGCGTTCACCCTCTGCGGGGCAAACACAACGAGCGCAGCGACGTGTTCGCTGACCTCACCCGGGAGGAGTACTTGCAGGTCCAGGAGTACATGCTGAAGCAGAAAGACTTGGCCATATCCACCAAGCAGTTCACTAAGCCGTCGGAAAACTTCTTGTTCCTAATAGATCGCTCTCTGCCCAAGAAGAAGGAGGCGCTGGAATATTTAGACGGGAAAAGCCCCAAGCCGGTGCGAGAGGCCACGGTGGTGGTCTTCTACGGCACCGAGGGCCAGATCAAGGAGTATGTTGTGGGTCCTCTCCCTAATCCCCGACAACACAGAGATGTCACAGTGGAGAGGTACAAGAAGGAACTCCATATCGATGCGCGTACGGTCACCATCGGGGAGTACGTCTTGATTTTCCAGTTTTTTCAAGAGAAAGTTTTCTCCCAGTTGGAGACGCTCCTGAAGGAAAGCTTCAATTACGGTCCGAAGAATCAGCTGAATGTCTTTGAGCAGATGCCCCGCGGAGTCCAATCCGGAGATAGAATTACCTGGGTGTCTTTCTTCAGGGACATGAGTGGCATGTACATCCATCCCGTGGGCTTAGAAGTGCTGCTCAACCATAAGAGCGTAAACTCGTCCCAGTGGACAGTGGATCGGCTGCTCTATAACGGCCAATACTTCGACTCAGTAGACGAActgaaacagaaatataatgACGGGACTATTAAGAAAATAGTTTACAAGGAGTCAACTGACTATGGTTCATTAAAACCCAAACACAAGCCTCTGGAGCTCGGCCCGCAGCAGTTTTACGCAGAGGGTAAGCGCTTCAGCATCAGCAAAAACCACGTTCTGTACCTGGACTGGAGCTTTGCTTTCGGGTTGAGCTCCCTCACGGGCATGCGGGTGTTTGATGTGCGCTTCAAGAACCAGAGGATAGTGTACGAGCTGAGCGTGCAAGAGGCCATGTCTGTGTACGGCTCAGTGACGCCGGGGATGATGCTCACCAAGTTTCTTGATTCGAGCATCGGGATTGGCCGTTTCGGACATGAATTGGTCCGTGGAGTGGACTGCCCCTATGATGCCACCTACGTGGATACATACCGGTACATCGATGCCTCTGCCCCGATTAGATTCAAGAATTCCATCTGCGTCTTTGAGCACAACATGGGTCAGCCACTGCGGAGGCACTTCTCTGACTTCTTCCACAACAGTTATGGAGGGATGGTGAACAGCGCTCTGGTGTTCAGGACCATCACAGCCATTGGTAACTATGACTACATGTGGGATTTCATCTTCTATCAGAGCGGAGCGGTGGAGGCCAAGGTGCACGCCACTGGATATATCTCGTCTTCTTATATACAAGACGGTTCTCTGAAATACGGACACCAGGTGGCAGAAAACGTCCTGGGAAACATCCACACCCACTTCATCAACTTCAAAGTGGACCTGGACGTGATGG GAGTGAAAAATGTGTTCCAGACGAAAGACATGGAGTACGTCAATGTGTCGCTGCCATGGATGCCTGATCGCACCGCTATGATCCCTCAGCTGGTTGAGAAGCAACTCAAAACGGAACAG GAAGCAGCTCTGCGTTTTGACACCAAGACTCCTCGCTACCTCCACATTGCCAGCAACATGACCAACCGCTGGGGGCACCAGCGCTCCTATAGGTTACAGGTGTACAGCTTTACTGGGGACCACCTTCCAGAGAGCCAGGCTGAAGAGAAGTCCATGTCCTGGGCCAG gtatAAAGTTGCCATCACCAAGCACAAGGATTTAGAGCAAACCAGCAGCAGCCTGTACTCTCAAAACAACATCTGGGATCCAGCTGTGGACTTCAGCAAGTACATTGAAGACAACGAAAGCATTGAACATGAG GATCTGGTTGCCTGGGTGACCGCTGGCTTCCTCCACATCCCTCATGCCGAGGATATCCCTAACACGGTAACTGTGGGCAATGGGGGTGGGGTCCTGCTACGACCCCACAACTACTTTGACGAGGACCCATCCATCCACTCTTCTGATGGGGTGTACTTTAACCCGGGGAGTGAGCAAAGCTGTGAGAACAACAGAATGGCCTGTCTTGCTCAAGAGACCTGCAGCCCCGTGCTAGAATCCTTCACCTACCAAGGCTTTGATGGGGTTATGAAGTTTGAGGAGTAG